The genomic interval AGCTTACCGGCAGTATGCTAAAACCCAGAACAGACGACTATAAAGCGATGCTGGCTGCAGAAATTGAGCAAACCATCTGGCCGTTGATCACCGCAGGAAAAATAAAACCAGTTATCTTTAAAGTATTTCCACTGACAGAAGCCGGGGAAGCACAGCAATTAATGGAAAGCAGTACACATATCGGCAAAATTGTATTAAAAGTAGCATAACCGGTAGCTATCCTCTTAGAAAAGTAATTTAATGAGGCAGGGCCTGAAAAAAACAATTGGTAGGTGTAAAAACATATCAATTACTAATTACATTTGTGACTGGATCATTATAAAAAACAGCAATGAATCATCATATCGCAAGAATACAGCAGGTAATCGAACCCTTAAGACAAGAGATTATCAACCATAAAGTTTATTCAGTAATCAATAATCTGGATGATCTCAAAGTTTTTATGCAATACCATGTTTATGCGGTATGGGACTTTATGTCATTGCTTAAATCCTTACAAATTGGTTTAACCTGTACAACTACGCCCTGGTTTCCTGTAGGGAATGCAAATACAAGGTATCTGATCAATGAAATCGTTGCTGGTGAAGAATCAGATGTAGATGGAGCTGGTATCCGTAAAAGTCATTATGAGATGTATCTGGAGGCGATGGCACAATGTGGTGCTGATATTACAGCGATCCATAAATTTGCAGAGAATTTAAAAGAAACCGGATCATTGACCACTGCTTATCAAGCAGCAGGAGTACCGGAAGAAGCACGTCAGTTTGTGGACTTTACTTTCCAGGTTATTGATAGCGGAAAATCTCATTTGCAATCTGCTGCTTTTACCTTTGGCAGAGAAGATCTGATTCCGCATATGTTTATTTCTATTGTTGGCGATTTGAATAAGAAATTCCCAGATCAGTTGTCCCTGATCAAATATTATCTGGACAGACATATTGAAGTGGATGGGGATCACCATAGTCACCTTGCGCTGGAAATGACTGCTGAGCTTTGCGGAGATGATGAAGCAGCCTGGAGAGCTGCAGAAGAGGTTACAATAGCTTCATTGCAACAGCGGATCAATCTGTGGAACGGTGTTTATAACGAGATTACAGGGACTAAATAGTCAACATAACTCATAAAAAAAACAGGTCATCGTAAAGACATAACCATTTCTATAGGCAACTATCGATTGATTTACGCCAGTATAGCCGTCTCTGGTATAAATTTCAATCATGCTTCTAAACATTGGTCCTGTGTTGTCACCTTGGCTAAAGCTCATCAATTGAGTGGCTTCAGCACCATTAAGTTTGTGATTGGCAGTTCTTTCTAAACGCTTGAATAGTTCTGCTTTATCATTTGAATTTTAGGTTTTAATAATTGTATTATTTCTTCTTGATTGTTCCAAAATGACGGAACAAAATACAGTCTTTTGTTACCATCGAATTTAAAAGTAAAAATTTTATCATCCTTAAATGCCTTCTTAGGGTTCAATTCTTCATTAATAAGAATCTTGTCTTTAGTAGTCTCAAAATTATACTCTTGCCCTTTTAATCCTTTAGTACAAACAAAGATCACTTTGTCGTTTGTTAATTTAATTTCTGTAATGGTATATCTTAATATAGACAAAAGTTCTATTCCTCTAATAATAAACATTTTCACAATAAGCACTACACCTACAAACGCACCAACTAAATAACCTTTTCCCCCTGGCGGAGTAGATAGAGAATTTATAAATACGACAATTCCTAGCAGACCAAAAATTATTGGTACAAAAACAAATAAACTTTTCTTGATTTTTGTTACGGAATTTTCAAGAAAAAATAAGCAATCGGGGGTTATATTGAAAAAAAGCATGTTTTAGTTGGTGCCATATTGATAAGCAGAATAAGTTAAATTAATAGCATTTAGGGTAAAATAAATAGTGAATTTGATTTGTCAAATGATTGTAAACAGGAAAGTTAATAACTGATTGTTCTTGTTGTTGATTCGAATATATATTCTTCTCTATTATTATCTGCAATGACTTTGTACATAAAATTTACTTCAGCATTATCAGGATACATTTTTTTAAAATCGCTGATTAATTTTAATCCCTTTTCTCTTTCCCGAACAACAAAAAATAATAATGAGTAACTGGAATTGTCTTGTATGGCCTGCTCAGACATGCCAGAAATACATTTGATATTTAATTTACCCAGATAGTTTTTTACAATTTCATAATCTTTAATTGATAAAATTATTTCCTTGTTTTTTTCATACAGGATACCTCTTTTAATTCTCATATCCTGATCATCAGGATGTCTTGCTAACCATGTACTACAAATATCAATTTGCTCTTTTTGAAAACCTATTTTAGCTGAATAAGGTTTTTCGTTCAGTGATTTTATACAATCCAGTAGATTCAAATACGATCTTTTATAATCAGGATCAAGATGAATAGCTCGTTTTAAATCCTTCTTTACAGAGATAAGTGCAGATTCCTCAACTTTACCAATATTTATTTGGAAAAGCATCTTAGATGCATCGTTATTTATCTTCTTTACTTCACTATTTGATGTCTTATAATTATAATTAAATTTGTTCTGTGCGCAGGCAAAGGAAATACTGAAACCGAAAATTACAAATGTCAGGACAGAGATGAATAGATTTTTTTTAATTGGATAGAGCTGCATAAGGAAGTTAATAAAACTAAATTGATTCTTTTTCTATATCAATAGTTTGAATTTTTTTGTAGGTTTCTGCAAATTTTTTATCATTTGGAAATGCTTTACAAAGACTTTCCATTGTATTTAAAGATGTTTTTCTCTCTCCAATTAGCAGGTATGTATATGCGTTAGATACTATTGCAGCTATTTTCTTTTCTGATAGCTTATTACTAATTTTTATATGTGCTTTGACTAACCCGTCTTTAACGACCTTGAAATCTTTGTCTGCGAGGTTCTGTTTTTGAGTACGGGATAGATAATACCTCTTCTTAATCGTACATTCATATCGTTGGGATGACTTTTAAGCCATTCGGAGCAGGTATTGATTATTCCCTGTGGCTCACGTAACATTTGATAAGACCTCATTAAAACTTGATAAGCCACGAATCTGCTGCTATCTAACTGAATGGCTTTCTTTGCTAAGGAATACTTTTTCTGAGATTACCATTTTTTTGAGCCAGGCTTCCATCCCCAACATCATACATCAAATCACCGGCCTGATTAATCAACTTTTGAGCTTCAGCTTTTTGAGGGGTTCTATTTTGACCATACGAAATGCCTGCGATAGAGAGAAATAGTGCAACTGTTAATAAGATTCTGATTTTTTGACTAATGTTGAATTAATTCAATTTATAAGAGTAAGAACCTAATTTGTTTCTATAGATTCTTACTGCAGTTTATTAAAAACCTGTGGTTTCGTACATGCTTTTCTCTATATCCAAATTTTGAATTTCTTTATTGGCTTGAGCAATTTTTTTATTAGCTGGAAATGCTTTAGAAAGGCTATCCATTGAATTTAAAGAGGTTTTTCTATCTCCAATTAAAAGATAGGTATATGCATTTGACACAATACCAGCTATTTCTTTCTCTGATAGCCTATTCGTAATTTTTACATGTGTTTTAACTAATCCATTTTTAACAAATTTGAAATCCTTATCTGCAAGTTTTTGTTTTTGGATACGGTGATAAATAACACCTCTTCTTAACCGTACATTTAAATCGTTGGGATGATTAATTAACCATTCCGAGCAAGTGTTTATACTTCCTTTAGCATCCTTTAGCATCATATATGCACCAAATAGAAGTTCATAAGCTACAAATCTGCTAGTATCTAATTGAATGGCTTTTTTTGCTAAAGAAATACTCTGTTTAACGTTGTTGTTTCTTTCTGGAATCTTGCCAGGTTTATAAAGTAGATCGCCTGCCTCATTAATTAATCTCTGAGCTTCAGCTTTTTTATCCTTGATATTTTGGCTAAACGAAACTGTATTTATAGAAAAAAGCAATATTATTGTTAATAAAAACTTCATTTATGGGTTATTTATTTAATGTTAAACTAGCTTCTCCCTTCTGATTAGTATTACTTAGTAATAATCCGGCGTCATCTCTACTTATTGCGCCAACCTGAACACTAAATTTAACAGTTTGGGATCCATCAAATGTACTTGGTAGTAACATTGCGCCGTTAGTGGGAATACTTTTAGGATCGGAAAGTGCTAATCCAGTAATAGGATACCTGGAATCCGTTAAACTAAACGAATTATAATAATTTCCATTTATGTATATATCAACATTACCGTGTACTTCAATATTCTGACCTCCTGTAGGAGAATTTGTATTAAATCCAGCAGCGGCAAACCAATTTCCACTGGTATCTTTAGCTAACTCTATTCCTCCTGTAGTTGTCATTGAGCTAATCGTGAATCCCATATTTTCTTGCACATAGCTGGAGACTGCGGAGACAGCGCCAAATTTTAGACTCATTTCTTGCGAAATTGCAGAAACTGTTAAGGGACCAAAATCAATTGATGGTACAGGACCTGGACCATTATTCCTGTTAGGATTAGAGGATGAACTGTGATCCATAGAAGGGGTATTTCCTGCACCAGTAAATCCACCTAAAGTATATCCACTATTGAAACCACTGTTTCTACCATCACTTACATAGCCACCTCCACCACCCAATGGACCCGTATAAACTGAATCTGGATCAATTGGCTCTGCCTTTGGCGGAAATTTACCTCCCAATATGCTTTTTATC from Pedobacter sp. WC2423 carries:
- a CDS encoding DUF3050 domain-containing protein — translated: MNHHIARIQQVIEPLRQEIINHKVYSVINNLDDLKVFMQYHVYAVWDFMSLLKSLQIGLTCTTTPWFPVGNANTRYLINEIVAGEESDVDGAGIRKSHYEMYLEAMAQCGADITAIHKFAENLKETGSLTTAYQAAGVPEEARQFVDFTFQVIDSGKSHLQSAAFTFGREDLIPHMFISIVGDLNKKFPDQLSLIKYYLDRHIEVDGDHHSHLALEMTAELCGDDEAAWRAAEEVTIASLQQRINLWNGVYNEITGTK
- a CDS encoding tetratricopeptide repeat protein, translated to MKFLLTIILLFSINTVSFSQNIKDKKAEAQRLINEAGDLLYKPGKIPERNNNVKQSISLAKKAIQLDTSRFVAYELLFGAYMMLKDAKGSINTCSEWLINHPNDLNVRLRRGVIYHRIQKQKLADKDFKFVKNGLVKTHVKITNRLSEKEIAGIVSNAYTYLLIGDRKTSLNSMDSLSKAFPANKKIAQANKEIQNLDIEKSMYETTGF